A genome region from Nocardioides cynanchi includes the following:
- a CDS encoding 30S ribosomal protein bS22: MGSVIKKRRKRMAKKKHRKLLKKTRVQRRKLGK, translated from the coding sequence GTGGGTTCAGTCATCAAGAAGCGGCGCAAGCGGATGGCGAAGAAGAAGCACCGCAAGCTGTTGAAGAAGACGCGCGTGCAGCGTCGCAAGCTCGGCAAGTAG
- a CDS encoding acetoin utilization protein AcuC → MPVCPGPATVVFDQTLTEYDFGPSHPMSPVRVDLTMRLAGDLGVLDHLRTVPAPMAGDDLIATVHDPALIEAVIRAGADPDGFAPSHGLGSDDNPVFRDMHRAASHVVGATVEAFRQVWSGESLHSANITGGLHHAMRERASGFCIYNDVAVGITWLLANGATRVAYVDVDVHHGDGVEKLFYDDPRVLTISLHETGQTLFPGTGFPRDNGGPDALGSAVNVALPPGTADAGWLRAFHAVVPPLLREFQPEILVTQHGCDSHRDDPLADLMLSVDGQRASYLALHDLAHEVCGGRWVVTGGGGYALVEVVPRAWTHLLAVVGGRPLEPDTATPDAWREHVAERLGRRAPHRLTDGRDPSFRDWREGYDPGTWLDRSINSTREEIFPYHGLDPMP, encoded by the coding sequence ATGCCAGTGTGCCCGGGTCCGGCGACCGTGGTCTTCGACCAGACGCTGACCGAGTACGACTTCGGCCCCAGCCACCCGATGTCGCCGGTGCGGGTCGACCTGACGATGCGGCTGGCCGGCGACCTGGGCGTCCTGGACCACCTGCGCACCGTGCCGGCGCCGATGGCCGGCGACGACCTGATCGCCACCGTGCACGATCCCGCCCTGATCGAGGCCGTGATCCGGGCCGGCGCCGACCCCGACGGCTTCGCGCCGTCGCACGGCCTCGGCTCCGACGACAACCCGGTCTTCCGCGACATGCACCGCGCGGCCTCCCACGTGGTCGGCGCGACGGTCGAGGCCTTCCGCCAGGTGTGGAGCGGTGAGTCGCTGCACAGCGCCAACATCACCGGCGGCCTCCACCACGCGATGCGCGAGCGGGCCAGCGGGTTCTGCATCTACAACGACGTCGCGGTCGGGATCACCTGGCTGCTGGCCAACGGCGCCACCCGGGTCGCCTACGTCGACGTCGACGTCCACCACGGTGACGGTGTGGAGAAGCTCTTCTACGACGACCCGCGGGTGCTCACGATCTCGCTGCACGAGACCGGCCAGACCCTCTTCCCCGGCACCGGCTTCCCCCGGGACAACGGGGGCCCCGACGCCCTCGGCAGCGCGGTCAACGTCGCCCTGCCACCCGGTACGGCGGACGCCGGGTGGCTGCGGGCGTTCCACGCGGTGGTCCCGCCACTGCTGCGCGAGTTCCAGCCCGAGATCCTGGTCACCCAGCACGGCTGCGACAGCCATCGCGACGACCCGCTCGCCGACCTGATGCTCAGCGTCGACGGCCAGCGCGCGTCGTACCTCGCGCTGCACGACCTGGCCCACGAGGTGTGCGGGGGCCGCTGGGTGGTCACCGGGGGCGGCGGCTACGCGCTGGTCGAGGTGGTGCCGCGTGCCTGGACCCACCTCCTCGCGGTGGTCGGCGGTCGGCCGCTCGAGCCGGACACGGCCACCCCCGACGCGTGGCGCGAGCACGTCGCGGAGCGGCTCGGCCGGCGCGCCCCGCACCGGCTCACCGACGGCCGCGACCCGAGCTTCCGCGACTGGCGCGAGGGCTACGACCCGGGCACCTGGCTGGACCGGAGCATCAACTCCACCCGGGAGGAGATCTTCCCGTACCACGGCCTCGACCCGATGCCCTGA
- a CDS encoding proline dehydrogenase family protein has protein sequence MLRQPLLLLARSDQVKRLVTTMPVSAGIVRGYVPGEDTQDAVEATAGLVDDHLRVTLDYLGEDTLDADQADATVQAYLDLLSSLAARGLTRHAEVSVKLSAIGQALPQYGHKIALENARTICRAARNAGTTVTIDMEDHTTTDATLATLRELRKDFPETGAVLQAYLHRTESDCRALSYEGSRVRLCKGAYDEPDEVAFQSRLDVDKSYVRCLKVLLSGQGYPMIATHDPRMIRIASSLASRYGREAASYEFQMLYGIRPDEQLRLAEAGESMRVYVPYGTEWYGYLMRRLAERPQNLTFFLRSLISKQ, from the coding sequence TTGCTCCGCCAACCGCTGCTCCTGCTCGCCCGGAGCGACCAGGTCAAGAGGCTCGTCACCACGATGCCGGTCTCCGCCGGGATCGTCCGCGGCTACGTGCCCGGCGAGGACACGCAGGACGCGGTCGAGGCCACCGCCGGGCTGGTCGACGACCACCTGCGGGTGACCCTCGACTACCTCGGCGAGGACACCCTCGACGCCGACCAGGCCGACGCCACGGTGCAGGCCTATCTCGACCTCCTGAGCTCGCTGGCAGCCCGGGGGCTCACCCGGCACGCCGAGGTCTCGGTCAAGCTGTCGGCGATCGGGCAGGCGCTGCCGCAGTACGGCCACAAGATCGCGCTCGAGAACGCCCGCACCATCTGCCGGGCGGCCCGCAACGCCGGCACGACGGTCACCATCGACATGGAGGACCACACCACCACCGACGCCACGCTCGCCACCCTGCGCGAGCTGCGCAAGGACTTCCCGGAGACCGGGGCGGTCCTCCAGGCCTACCTCCACCGCACCGAGTCAGACTGCCGGGCGCTGTCCTACGAAGGCTCGCGGGTGCGGCTCTGCAAGGGCGCGTACGACGAGCCCGACGAGGTCGCCTTCCAGAGCCGCCTCGACGTCGACAAGTCCTACGTGCGCTGCCTGAAGGTGCTGCTGTCGGGTCAGGGTTACCCGATGATCGCCACCCACGACCCGCGGATGATCCGGATCGCGTCGTCGCTGGCCAGCCGCTACGGACGAGAGGCGGCGAGCTACGAGTTCCAGATGCTCTACGGCATCCGTCCCGACGAGCAACTGCGGCTGGCCGAGGCCGGCGAGAGCATGCGGGTCTACGTGCCCTACGGCACCGAGTGGTACGGCTACCTCATGAGACGTCTGGCTGAGCGACCGCAGAACCTGACATTCTTCCTCAGGTCCCTGATCAGCAAGCAGTAG
- a CDS encoding MerR family transcriptional regulator, which translates to MLSIGDFARYAGVSVRMLRHYDAIGLLAPSYVDPASGYRFYEPVQLDRAHTIVALRDLGFSLAQIGTLLQGSPTALALQAMLEQRRRELEEQIGHDLARLADVERRLRLMEGEGTMELEFIEKPLPALTLAQVTGHVKDVSDVGTRIGPMFEELVRRIEEAGEQPSHPGIAWYSGEGEGLSMGAGFERPGVPGTETGELGAVPRALTAVYRGSMAHIGEAWQELGNHVEHLGLTFSGPCREVYLHTDPDDPDAWITELQQPVA; encoded by the coding sequence ATGTTGAGTATCGGAGACTTCGCACGGTACGCCGGGGTGTCGGTCCGGATGCTGCGTCACTACGACGCGATCGGCCTGCTCGCCCCGTCGTACGTCGACCCCGCGTCGGGCTACCGGTTCTACGAGCCGGTCCAGCTCGACAGGGCCCACACGATCGTCGCGCTGCGCGACCTCGGCTTCTCCCTCGCCCAGATCGGGACGCTGCTCCAGGGCAGCCCCACCGCGCTGGCCCTGCAGGCGATGCTCGAGCAGCGCCGCCGCGAGCTCGAGGAGCAGATCGGGCACGACCTCGCCCGGCTGGCCGACGTCGAGCGGCGCCTCCGGTTGATGGAAGGAGAAGGCACCATGGAGCTGGAGTTCATCGAGAAGCCGCTGCCCGCGCTCACCCTGGCGCAGGTGACCGGGCACGTGAAGGACGTGAGCGACGTCGGGACCCGGATCGGCCCGATGTTCGAGGAGCTGGTCCGCCGCATCGAGGAGGCCGGTGAGCAGCCGTCCCACCCCGGCATCGCGTGGTACTCCGGTGAGGGCGAGGGGCTCAGCATGGGCGCGGGGTTCGAGCGCCCGGGCGTGCCCGGCACCGAGACCGGGGAGCTCGGGGCAGTGCCACGTGCGCTGACGGCGGTCTACCGCGGCTCGATGGCCCACATCGGCGAGGCCTGGCAGGAGCTCGGCAACCACGTCGAGCACCTCGGCCTGACCTTCTCCGGGCCGTGCCGCGAGGTCTACCTGCACACCGACCCCGACGACCCGGACGCCTGGATCACCGAGCTCCAGCAACCCGTCGCCTGA
- a CDS encoding TetR family transcriptional regulator, with translation MILAAARTSFADKGFAGTTIRGIAALAGVDAALVHHYFGTKDDLFVAALELPVDPRVAIAPALADGADGAGERVLRVFIGVWDDPANTPVFVALARTLLDPTAGHLMRDGFLPVVLLPVGRALALDRPELRMSLVASQMLGIILSRYVLELEPIASMPADALVAAYAPTVQRYLTGDLP, from the coding sequence GTGATCCTGGCCGCGGCCCGCACGTCGTTCGCCGACAAGGGCTTCGCCGGTACGACGATCCGCGGCATCGCTGCGCTGGCCGGGGTCGACGCGGCCCTGGTCCACCACTACTTCGGCACCAAGGACGACCTGTTCGTCGCCGCGCTCGAGCTCCCCGTCGACCCGCGCGTGGCAATCGCCCCTGCCTTGGCCGACGGGGCCGACGGCGCCGGCGAGCGGGTGCTGCGCGTGTTCATCGGGGTCTGGGACGACCCGGCCAACACTCCGGTGTTCGTCGCGCTCGCCCGCACCCTGTTGGACCCGACCGCGGGCCACCTGATGCGCGACGGCTTCCTGCCGGTGGTGCTGCTCCCCGTGGGCCGGGCGCTGGCCCTCGACCGGCCCGAGCTGCGGATGTCGCTGGTGGCCAGTCAGATGCTCGGCATCATCCTGAGCCGCTACGTCCTGGAGCTGGAGCCGATCGCCTCGATGCCGGCCGACGCCCTCGTCGCGGCGTACGCCCCGACCGTCCAGCGCTACCTCACCGGAGATCTCCCCTGA
- a CDS encoding helix-turn-helix domain-containing protein, translating to MPAQHGDMSDVKFLTVAEVAAMMRVSKMTVYRLVHGGELPAVRVGRSFRVTEEDVNEYLRKSFYSAG from the coding sequence ATGCCTGCCCAGCATGGAGACATGTCCGACGTGAAGTTCCTGACGGTTGCCGAGGTGGCCGCCATGATGCGCGTCTCGAAGATGACCGTCTACCGCCTCGTCCACGGTGGTGAGCTGCCCGCCGTGCGCGTCGGCCGCTCCTTCCGGGTGACCGAGGAGGACGTCAACGAGTACCTCCGCAAGAGCTTCTACAGCGCCGGCTGA
- the trpS gene encoding tryptophan--tRNA ligase encodes MDRSLSLITPTGHLTLGNLLGALRGMVAAQDAGDCFFGISDLHAMTTGHEPASLRAAVAEVSTLFLAAGLDPARATLFRQSQVPAHRELTYLLECTAYTGELNRMIQFKEKGRGVASTRASLYTYPVLMAADILLYRPSSVPVGDDQRQHVELTRDLAIRFNSTYGPVFTVPEVTLPRAGARVMDLQSPGSKMSKSAVADAGVIRLLDPPDVVRRKVARAVTDSDTGPDAVRAAGDKPGVTNLLDILTACGGSADGLTTYGALKSAVTEAVVAVLEPLQKAYTELAADPAYVASVFAAGSARCRDVTAPVLAAADAAVGL; translated from the coding sequence ATGGACCGCAGCCTCTCCCTGATCACGCCCACCGGGCACCTCACCCTCGGCAACCTCCTCGGCGCCCTGCGCGGGATGGTGGCCGCCCAGGACGCCGGCGACTGCTTCTTCGGGATCTCCGACCTGCACGCGATGACCACCGGGCACGAGCCCGCCTCGCTGCGGGCCGCGGTCGCCGAGGTCTCGACCCTGTTCCTGGCGGCCGGGCTCGACCCGGCGCGGGCCACGCTGTTCCGGCAGAGCCAGGTGCCCGCGCACCGCGAGCTGACCTACCTCCTGGAGTGCACGGCGTACACCGGTGAGCTGAACCGGATGATCCAGTTCAAGGAGAAGGGCCGCGGCGTGGCGTCGACCCGCGCCTCGCTCTACACCTACCCGGTGCTGATGGCCGCCGACATCCTGCTCTACCGGCCGTCGTCGGTGCCGGTCGGCGACGACCAGCGCCAGCACGTCGAGCTGACCCGCGACCTGGCGATCCGCTTCAACTCGACCTACGGGCCGGTGTTCACGGTGCCGGAGGTGACGCTGCCGCGCGCCGGCGCGCGGGTGATGGACCTCCAGTCGCCCGGGTCGAAGATGTCGAAGTCCGCCGTGGCCGACGCGGGCGTGATCCGGCTGCTCGACCCCCCGGACGTCGTACGCCGGAAGGTGGCGCGCGCGGTGACCGACTCCGACACCGGCCCTGACGCCGTACGCGCTGCGGGCGACAAGCCCGGGGTGACCAACCTGCTCGACATCCTGACCGCCTGCGGCGGCTCCGCGGACGGCCTGACGACCTACGGCGCCCTGAAGTCGGCGGTGACCGAGGCCGTCGTCGCGGTGCTCGAGCCGCTCCAGAAGGCGTACACCGAGCTCGCCGCCGACCCGGCGTACGTCGCCTCGGTCTTCGCCGCCGGCTCCGCCCGCTGCCGCGACGTCACCGCCCCCGTCCTCGCCGCCGCCGACGCCGCGGTGGGGCTGTAG
- a CDS encoding SDR family oxidoreductase, giving the protein MGKVVLVTGVSRDLGRRFARCLAAEPGVDRVVGVDAVPPRDDIGDVTFVRADIRNPVIAKVIAKEDVDTVVHMSVIATPGSAGGRGTMKELNVIGTMQLLAACQKAPGISQLIVKSTSTVYGASSRDPAMFTEAMEPRRVPSSGYAKDVAEIEGYVRGFSRRRPDVRVTTLRLANVLGPHVTSPMTSYFRLPVIPRVLGFDPRLQFLHEADLMRVLTHAVEADLPGTFNVAGDGVMLLSQAVRRLRKPSMSLPGPAVGGVAALLKSARMADFSPEQLGFLTFGRGIDTGRMRDELGFEPAYTTAEAFADFARAIGQGPGVAERVVDGLAAATGSAAEPTATGAGRG; this is encoded by the coding sequence GTGGGCAAGGTCGTGCTGGTCACCGGGGTCTCCCGAGACCTCGGCCGCAGGTTCGCGCGCTGCCTCGCTGCCGAGCCCGGAGTGGACCGCGTGGTCGGGGTCGACGCCGTTCCTCCGCGCGACGACATCGGGGACGTGACCTTCGTCCGCGCGGACATCCGCAACCCGGTGATCGCCAAGGTGATCGCCAAGGAGGACGTCGACACCGTCGTCCACATGAGCGTCATCGCCACCCCCGGCAGCGCCGGCGGCCGCGGCACGATGAAGGAGCTCAACGTCATCGGCACGATGCAGCTGCTGGCTGCCTGCCAGAAGGCGCCGGGCATCTCGCAGCTGATCGTGAAGTCGACGTCCACGGTGTACGGCGCGAGCAGCCGCGACCCGGCGATGTTCACCGAGGCGATGGAGCCGCGCCGGGTGCCGAGCAGCGGCTACGCCAAGGACGTCGCCGAGATCGAGGGCTACGTGCGCGGGTTCTCCCGGCGCCGGCCCGACGTCCGGGTCACCACGCTGCGCCTGGCCAACGTGCTGGGGCCCCACGTGACCAGCCCGATGACGTCGTACTTCCGGCTGCCGGTGATCCCGCGGGTGCTCGGCTTCGACCCGCGCCTGCAGTTCCTGCACGAGGCCGACCTGATGCGGGTGCTCACCCATGCGGTGGAGGCCGACCTGCCCGGCACCTTCAACGTCGCCGGTGACGGTGTGATGCTGCTGTCGCAGGCCGTACGCCGCCTGCGCAAGCCGAGCATGAGCCTGCCCGGCCCCGCGGTGGGCGGCGTCGCGGCGCTGCTGAAGTCCGCGAGGATGGCCGACTTCTCGCCCGAGCAGCTCGGCTTCCTGACCTTCGGCCGGGGCATCGACACCGGCCGGATGCGCGACGAGCTGGGTTTCGAGCCCGCCTACACCACCGCCGAGGCCTTCGCGGACTTCGCCCGTGCGATCGGGCAGGGCCCGGGCGTCGCCGAGCGGGTCGTGGACGGCCTGGCCGCCGCGACCGGGTCCGCCGCCGAGCCGACCGCGACCGGAGCCGGCCGTGGGTGA
- the proC gene encoding pyrroline-5-carboxylate reductase yields the protein MSTTPQVTAILGAGVMGEALLSGMLRAGRPVDSLLVGEKRPDRASELVERYSVSVVSNLDATKLAETLVLVVKPQDMGGLLDEIGPEVRPGQLVVSMAAGITTAFLESRLPDGVAVVRVMPNTPALVDEGMAAIAPGSHCDDDHLAVVEELLASTGRVLRIAERQMDAVTAISGTGPAYIFFVVEAMIEAGVHLGLPRATATELVVQTVVGSAKMLRETGAHPVVLREQVTSPAGTTAAALRELEIHKVRAAFLAALEAARDRSAELAEGS from the coding sequence ATGTCCACGACGCCGCAGGTCACCGCGATCCTCGGCGCGGGCGTGATGGGCGAGGCCCTGCTGTCGGGGATGCTCCGTGCCGGGCGGCCGGTCGACTCGCTGCTGGTGGGGGAGAAGCGGCCCGACCGGGCCAGTGAGCTCGTCGAGCGCTACTCGGTCTCGGTGGTCTCCAACCTCGACGCCACCAAGCTGGCCGAGACGCTCGTGCTCGTGGTCAAGCCCCAGGACATGGGTGGCCTGCTCGACGAGATCGGCCCCGAGGTGCGGCCCGGTCAGCTGGTCGTCTCGATGGCGGCCGGGATCACCACGGCGTTCCTCGAGTCGCGGCTGCCCGACGGGGTCGCCGTCGTCCGCGTCATGCCCAACACCCCGGCGCTGGTCGACGAGGGCATGGCCGCGATCGCGCCGGGCTCCCACTGTGACGACGACCACCTGGCCGTGGTCGAGGAGCTCCTCGCCTCCACCGGGCGGGTGCTGCGGATCGCCGAGCGCCAGATGGACGCGGTCACCGCGATCTCCGGCACCGGGCCGGCGTACATCTTCTTCGTGGTCGAGGCGATGATCGAGGCCGGCGTCCACCTCGGACTGCCGCGGGCCACCGCCACCGAGCTCGTCGTCCAGACCGTCGTCGGCTCCGCCAAGATGCTGCGCGAGACCGGCGCCCACCCCGTCGTCCTGCGCGAGCAGGTGACCTCCCCGGCCGGCACCACCGCCGCCGCCCTGCGAGAGCTGGAGATCCACAAGGTGCGGGCGGCGTTCCTGGCCGCCCTCGAGGCCGCTCGCGACCGCTCGGCCGAGCTCGCCGAGGGCTCCTGA
- a CDS encoding ABC transporter ATP-binding protein: protein MMNNAVEIRALVVVRGARRVLDGLDLSIARGTVTGLLGPSGCGKSTLMRSLVGVQQVRSGSVTIDGVEAGSKALRHRIGYVTQAPSIYADLTVRENLLFFARVLGADRASVTEAIERVDLADHADQVVGRLSGGQLSRASLAVALLGTPDVLVLDEPTVGLDPVLRRELWTLFHRLADDGAAVFVSSHVMDEAERCDRLLLMRRGRIIADDTPARILETTHTDDMESAFLALVDAAERRAS from the coding sequence ATGATGAATAACGCGGTGGAGATCCGGGCGCTGGTGGTGGTGCGCGGTGCTCGACGGGTCCTGGACGGGCTCGACCTGAGCATCGCGCGAGGCACGGTCACCGGCCTGCTCGGGCCCAGCGGCTGCGGCAAGAGCACCCTGATGCGGTCGCTGGTCGGGGTGCAGCAGGTGCGGTCGGGCAGCGTGACCATCGACGGGGTCGAGGCCGGCAGCAAGGCGCTTCGCCACCGGATCGGCTACGTCACCCAGGCTCCGAGCATCTACGCGGACCTCACGGTCCGCGAGAACCTCCTGTTCTTCGCCCGCGTGCTCGGCGCCGACCGCGCCTCGGTGACCGAGGCGATCGAGCGGGTGGACCTGGCCGACCACGCCGACCAGGTGGTCGGACGGCTGAGCGGCGGCCAGCTGTCGCGGGCGAGCCTTGCCGTCGCGTTGCTCGGGACGCCCGACGTGCTCGTGCTGGACGAGCCCACGGTGGGCCTCGACCCCGTCCTGCGCCGTGAGCTGTGGACGCTGTTCCACCGGTTGGCCGACGACGGCGCCGCCGTGTTCGTGTCGAGCCACGTGATGGACGAGGCTGAGCGCTGCGACCGGCTCCTGCTGATGCGGCGCGGCCGGATCATCGCCGACGACACCCCCGCCCGGATCCTCGAGACCACGCACACCGACGACATGGAGAGCGCGTTCCTGGCTTTGGTGGACGCCGCGGAGAGGAGGGCGTCGTGA
- a CDS encoding Ppx/GppA phosphatase family protein: MRLGVLDIGSNTGHLLVVDAHRGAAPLPAYSHKEPLRLAEHLEEGEVSKGGIKALTKFVADAVVVAEDKGAQDMLGFATSAVRDADNCDAVLDHVADETGVRIAVLPGEDEARLTFLAVRRWFGWSAGRLAVFDIGGGSLEIAGGADEEPDVAWSLPIGAARLAREHFRDGNPGEKGLRELRKKIRADIARDAGHLLRGGTPDMAAATSKTFRSLARICGAASSDEGPLVERVLSQRDLQKWIPKLVDMSADDLAELPGVSPSRTHQIVPGALVAEAVMDIFGLEALQICPWALREGVILERLDQIAAT, encoded by the coding sequence ATGCGCCTCGGCGTCCTCGACATCGGCTCCAACACCGGCCACCTCCTGGTGGTGGATGCCCACCGCGGTGCGGCACCGCTCCCGGCGTACTCCCACAAGGAGCCGCTGCGCCTCGCCGAACACCTCGAGGAGGGTGAGGTCAGCAAGGGCGGGATCAAGGCCCTGACCAAGTTCGTCGCCGACGCGGTCGTGGTCGCCGAGGACAAGGGCGCCCAGGACATGCTGGGCTTCGCCACCTCGGCGGTACGCGACGCCGACAACTGCGACGCCGTGCTGGACCACGTGGCCGACGAGACCGGGGTCCGGATCGCGGTCCTGCCCGGCGAGGACGAGGCCCGGCTCACCTTCCTCGCCGTACGACGCTGGTTCGGCTGGTCCGCCGGACGGCTCGCCGTCTTCGACATCGGTGGCGGTTCCCTGGAGATCGCCGGTGGCGCCGACGAGGAGCCGGATGTCGCGTGGTCGCTGCCGATCGGGGCCGCCCGGCTGGCCCGCGAGCACTTCCGCGACGGCAACCCCGGCGAGAAGGGCCTGCGCGAGCTGCGCAAGAAGATCCGGGCCGACATCGCCCGCGACGCCGGCCACCTGCTCCGGGGCGGGACGCCGGACATGGCGGCAGCGACGTCGAAGACGTTCCGCTCGCTGGCCCGCATCTGCGGGGCCGCCTCGTCCGACGAGGGGCCGCTGGTCGAGCGGGTGCTCTCGCAGCGCGACCTCCAGAAGTGGATCCCCAAGCTGGTCGACATGTCCGCCGACGACCTCGCGGAGCTGCCCGGCGTCTCTCCGAGCCGGACCCACCAGATCGTCCCCGGCGCACTGGTGGCCGAGGCCGTGATGGACATCTTCGGCCTGGAGGCGCTCCAGATCTGCCCCTGGGCGCTGCGGGAAGGCGTCATCCTCGAGCGGCTCGACCAGATCGCGGCGACCTGA
- a CDS encoding sugar phosphate isomerase/epimerase family protein, whose translation MIALSTASVYPESSAHAFAYASSLGYDAVEVMVGIDALSQQTSAVKQLSDHHGLKVCAIHSPCLLFTQRVWGTDPWGKLERSAEMAHAVGADVVVVHPPFRWQRDYAAGFVNGIAALEESTGIAFAVENMYPWRASARRGVEVYVPGWDPSAENYANTTVDLSHAAIAGSPVVEMAQRLGARLRHVHLTDGSGSAKDEHLVPGRGAMDAAGFLRHLAGQGFDGHIVLEINTRRAGNREEREADLRESLEFAREHFVTSS comes from the coding sequence CTGATCGCCCTCTCCACCGCGTCGGTCTACCCCGAGTCGAGCGCGCACGCGTTCGCCTACGCGTCGTCGCTGGGCTACGACGCGGTCGAGGTGATGGTCGGGATCGACGCGCTCAGCCAGCAGACCTCGGCGGTCAAGCAGCTCTCCGACCACCACGGTCTCAAGGTCTGCGCGATCCACTCGCCCTGCCTGCTGTTCACCCAGCGGGTCTGGGGCACCGACCCCTGGGGCAAGCTCGAGCGGTCCGCCGAGATGGCGCACGCGGTCGGCGCGGACGTGGTCGTCGTGCACCCGCCGTTCCGGTGGCAGCGGGACTACGCCGCCGGCTTCGTCAACGGCATCGCGGCCCTGGAGGAGTCGACCGGCATCGCGTTCGCGGTCGAGAACATGTATCCGTGGCGCGCCTCGGCACGTCGTGGCGTCGAGGTCTACGTGCCGGGCTGGGACCCGTCGGCGGAGAACTACGCCAACACCACGGTCGACCTCTCGCACGCGGCCATCGCGGGGTCGCCCGTGGTCGAGATGGCCCAGCGGCTCGGAGCGCGGCTGCGGCACGTGCACCTGACCGACGGGTCCGGCTCGGCGAAGGACGAGCACCTCGTCCCCGGCCGCGGTGCCATGGACGCCGCAGGCTTCCTGCGGCACCTGGCCGGGCAGGGGTTCGACGGCCACATCGTGCTGGAGATCAACACCCGTCGGGCCGGCAACCGTGAGGAGCGCGAGGCCGACCTGAGGGAGTCGCTGGAGTTCGCTCGCGAGCACTTCGTGACCTCGTCGTGA
- a CDS encoding VOC family protein, which translates to MRLDHLSYAAGPDGLAGTAERIGKLLGRQFVDGGVHPRFGTRNRVLPLAGHTYLEVVEVLDHPASDKAPFGQAVRARSAAGGGWLGWVVAVDDITKVEKRLGREAAPGNRHRPDGTELKWKQIGINGLISDPQLPFFIQWESPDELHPSAGADGEYSLACLEIAGDPHRVSEWLGHTVEAPLEDVKVEWVAPHGTPGIIAAQFQTPHGLVRV; encoded by the coding sequence ATGCGCCTGGACCACCTCTCCTACGCCGCCGGCCCTGACGGACTCGCCGGGACCGCCGAGCGCATCGGCAAGCTGCTCGGGCGTCAGTTCGTCGACGGTGGTGTCCACCCCCGCTTCGGGACCCGCAACCGCGTGCTGCCGCTGGCCGGCCACACCTACCTCGAGGTGGTCGAGGTGCTCGACCACCCGGCCTCCGACAAGGCCCCCTTCGGCCAGGCCGTCCGGGCCCGGTCCGCGGCCGGTGGCGGCTGGCTGGGCTGGGTCGTCGCCGTCGACGACATCACCAAGGTGGAGAAGCGGCTCGGTCGCGAGGCCGCCCCGGGCAACCGGCACCGCCCCGACGGCACCGAGCTGAAGTGGAAGCAGATCGGCATCAACGGCCTGATCTCCGACCCCCAGCTGCCGTTCTTCATCCAGTGGGAGAGCCCCGACGAGCTGCACCCGTCGGCGGGCGCCGACGGGGAGTACTCCCTGGCCTGCCTGGAGATCGCGGGCGACCCGCACCGCGTCAGCGAGTGGCTGGGCCACACCGTCGAGGCTCCGCTGGAGGACGTCAAGGTCGAGTGGGTCGCCCCGCACGGCACCCCCGGCATCATCGCCGCCCAGTTCCAGACCCCGCACGGCCTGGTCCGGGTCTGA
- a CDS encoding ABC transporter permease produces the protein MNVSILLAVTARVLTQLRRDRRTAAMLLVLPCVLITLLWWMFRDMPGSLFDRFGPGLLAIFPFIVMFLVTSVTTLRERSSGTLERLLAMPMGKLEFLGGYALAFGLVATVQAALAVTLSTGPLGLQVTGHVWLLGLVAVADAVLGTALGLFVSAFAQTEFQAVQFMPLFVIPQILLCGLFVPRPALPGVLHTISDVLPLSYATDAMQGLVSSTATGDVWRDLAIVAGFALAALAGGAATLRRRTP, from the coding sequence GTGAACGTCTCGATCCTCCTGGCGGTCACCGCACGGGTGCTCACCCAGCTGCGTCGCGACCGGCGTACCGCGGCGATGCTGCTCGTCCTGCCGTGCGTCCTGATCACCTTGTTGTGGTGGATGTTCCGCGACATGCCGGGCTCGCTCTTCGACCGCTTCGGCCCCGGCCTGCTGGCGATCTTCCCCTTCATCGTGATGTTCCTGGTGACCTCGGTGACCACGCTGCGCGAGCGCAGCTCGGGCACGCTGGAGCGGCTGCTCGCGATGCCGATGGGCAAGCTCGAGTTCCTGGGCGGCTACGCGCTCGCGTTCGGCCTGGTCGCGACCGTCCAGGCCGCGCTGGCGGTGACGCTCAGCACCGGCCCGCTCGGGCTCCAGGTGACCGGCCACGTGTGGCTGCTCGGGCTCGTCGCGGTCGCCGACGCCGTGCTCGGTACGGCGCTCGGGCTGTTCGTCAGCGCCTTCGCCCAGACGGAGTTCCAGGCCGTGCAGTTCATGCCGCTCTTCGTGATCCCCCAGATCCTGCTGTGCGGGCTCTTCGTGCCGCGCCCGGCGCTGCCCGGCGTGCTGCACACGATCAGCGACGTGCTGCCGCTCTCCTACGCCACCGACGCCATGCAGGGGCTCGTCAGCAGCACCGCCACCGGCGACGTGTGGCGCGACCTCGCGATCGTTGCGGGCTTCGCCCTGGCCGCGCTCGCCGGAGGCGCGGCGACCCTGCGGCGTCGTACCCCCTGA